A section of the Dehalobacter sp. DCM genome encodes:
- a CDS encoding VirB4 family type IV secretion system protein: MIGISKKKAEFIPVNEALLNVISPMGLEIKKNSLVIGENTGKIYGVVRYPQKVDTGWLSKITNIPGTLVSIGIQLVDNGALISAISRSIIQNRATADGAKDPLTRQRSEKAAEDGERIMLQIDQNGETVALMSLVIMPVAHDEKSFVKGCRRVESVITVMKCKVRTLANLQKEGLQTISPTYPSNPVVESIVQRIIPMSTFVGGFPFASSGFNDGTGYYFAKDNNGGLIIVDTWKRGNDRTNSNMVIMGVAGVGKSTAVKHIALAEYMKGIKLIFIDPESEYRDLCLNLNGDWINAGGGANGRINPLQIRPAPRDSEDEPDEKGGKLYRDEGNGMSDMALHVKNLEIFFNLYLPSLTDMQKAILKQSVIELYNRFGIYWETDIATLSNTQFPTFSDLHGLITEKAEKDKNNPVYRDLALLLYDVANGSDSFLWNGHTTVETHSRCICLDTHSLQNTSENIKRTQYFNLLTWCWEQMSKVRTERVLLICDEAYLMIDPQVPQSLVFLRNVEKRARKYEAGLIIISHSVVDFLSPEIKMYGQALLDIPCIKIIMGTDGKNLQETKELYNLTDAEEELLEGKKRGHALFVIGSKRLHVNFEIPEYKFDYMGKAGGR, from the coding sequence TTGATAGGAATCTCAAAAAAAAAGGCCGAGTTCATACCGGTTAACGAGGCCCTGTTAAACGTCATTTCGCCGATGGGGCTTGAAATCAAGAAAAACAGCCTGGTGATCGGTGAAAACACCGGAAAGATTTACGGCGTTGTCCGCTATCCGCAAAAGGTGGATACGGGCTGGCTGAGTAAAATCACCAACATACCGGGCACCCTTGTTTCCATCGGCATTCAGCTTGTAGACAATGGTGCTTTAATTTCAGCCATATCCAGGAGTATTATTCAAAACCGGGCCACTGCCGATGGTGCCAAGGACCCTCTTACCAGGCAAAGAAGTGAAAAAGCTGCGGAGGACGGAGAACGCATTATGCTCCAGATCGACCAAAACGGCGAAACCGTGGCGCTGATGAGTCTTGTCATCATGCCGGTAGCCCATGACGAAAAAAGCTTTGTCAAAGGATGCCGGCGGGTGGAGAGTGTTATAACCGTGATGAAATGCAAGGTCAGGACTCTTGCCAACCTGCAAAAAGAAGGCTTACAGACCATTTCTCCCACCTATCCGTCCAATCCGGTTGTGGAGAGCATTGTGCAGCGTATTATCCCCATGAGCACCTTTGTAGGCGGCTTCCCGTTTGCAAGTTCCGGCTTCAATGACGGCACCGGCTATTATTTTGCCAAGGACAACAATGGAGGATTGATCATTGTGGACACCTGGAAGCGCGGCAATGACCGTACCAATTCCAATATGGTCATTATGGGCGTTGCCGGCGTGGGCAAATCCACAGCCGTCAAACATATTGCCCTGGCCGAATACATGAAAGGCATCAAGCTGATTTTTATTGACCCTGAATCAGAGTACCGGGATCTTTGCCTGAATTTGAACGGCGACTGGATTAACGCGGGGGGCGGTGCCAACGGCAGAATCAATCCCCTGCAAATCCGACCAGCACCGAGGGACAGCGAGGATGAGCCGGACGAAAAGGGCGGCAAGCTGTACCGGGACGAGGGCAACGGCATGTCGGACATGGCGCTCCACGTTAAGAATCTGGAGATATTCTTCAATCTCTACCTACCGAGCCTTACGGACATGCAGAAGGCCATCCTGAAACAGAGCGTTATCGAGCTTTACAACCGGTTCGGCATTTATTGGGAAACGGATATTGCTACACTGTCCAATACACAATTTCCCACCTTCAGCGATTTGCATGGGCTGATCACCGAAAAAGCGGAGAAGGACAAAAACAATCCCGTTTACCGTGACCTGGCTTTGCTGCTGTATGATGTAGCCAACGGCAGCGACAGTTTTTTATGGAACGGCCACACCACCGTTGAGACCCATTCCCGCTGCATTTGTCTGGACACTCATTCCCTGCAAAACACAAGTGAAAACATCAAACGGACGCAATACTTCAACCTGTTGACCTGGTGCTGGGAGCAGATGTCCAAAGTCAGGACCGAGCGGGTATTGCTCATTTGCGATGAAGCCTATCTGATGATCGACCCCCAGGTGCCGCAGAGCCTTGTGTTTTTGCGCAATGTGGAAAAACGGGCCAGAAAATATGAAGCAGGACTAATCATCATCTCCCACAGCGTCGTAGATTTTCTTTCCCCTGAAATCAAGATGTACGGGCAGGCTCTGCTGGACATCCCCTGTATCAAAATCATCATGGGGACCGACGGAAAGAATTTGCAGGAAACAAAAGAGCTTTACAATCTTACCGACGCGGAGGAAGAATTGCTGGAAGGAAAGAAACGGGGCCACGCCTTGTTTGTGATCGGCTCCAAGCGTCTGCACGTCAATTTTGAGATACCTGAATACAAGTTTGACTATATGGGTAAGGCTGGAGGAAGATAA
- a CDS encoding helix-turn-helix domain-containing protein produces the protein MYEDLFYERLTRLRTQKGVSARDMSLSLGQSESYINKIENKKSLPSMTGFFYICEYLNVPPKDFFDDEVNFPTKLNGLMGELKKLDDGQLEHLLAIIKDLKTK, from the coding sequence ATGTATGAGGATTTATTTTACGAAAGATTAACCAGGCTCCGCACACAAAAAGGGGTTTCCGCAAGGGATATGAGCCTGTCTTTAGGTCAAAGCGAAAGCTATATCAATAAAATTGAGAACAAAAAGTCGCTACCGTCCATGACAGGATTTTTTTATATCTGCGAATATCTGAATGTCCCCCCAAAGGATTTTTTTGATGACGAAGTAAACTTTCCGACAAAATTAAATGGCTTGATGGGTGAGTTAAAAAAACTAGATGATGGCCAGTTGGAGCATCTTCTGGCTATTATTAAGGACTTAAAGACAAAATGA
- a CDS encoding SLOG family protein has product MMMFIKEANIKSACCFAGPRPQSLPLGFDEENAGFLRLKQVLKEQSVHLIEALGVTHFISGVDLGVGQFAAEIVLDLKRDYPEITLECVIPCEDQAAKWTIAQRDRYFSIVERCDKETLLQRHHTKDCIKKKKEYMVKQSNYVLAVWNGKPGGPGNILSLARTLGKTVILIDPNTFEVRTDSNKH; this is encoded by the coding sequence ATGATGATGTTTATTAAAGAAGCCAATATAAAGTCTGCCTGCTGCTTTGCGGGACCCCGCCCTCAAAGTCTTCCCCTTGGGTTTGACGAAGAAAACGCCGGTTTCCTGCGGTTGAAGCAGGTACTGAAGGAGCAATCGGTCCATTTGATTGAAGCTTTGGGAGTTACCCATTTCATCAGCGGTGTTGATTTAGGTGTCGGCCAGTTTGCCGCAGAAATCGTCCTTGACCTCAAAAGAGACTATCCCGAAATTACCCTGGAGTGCGTTATTCCCTGTGAGGATCAGGCGGCAAAATGGACGATAGCGCAGCGTGACAGGTACTTTTCTATTGTGGAACGATGTGATAAGGAAACCCTTTTGCAGCGTCATCACACTAAGGATTGCATCAAAAAGAAAAAAGAATACATGGTCAAGCAAAGTAATTATGTGCTTGCGGTATGGAACGGCAAACCTGGCGGCCCGGGCAACATCCTTTCTCTTGCCCGCACCCTGGGAAAGACTGTGATTCTGATTGACCCCAATACATTTGAAGTGCGAACTGATTCTAATAAACACTAG
- a CDS encoding C39 family peptidase, whose product MAIDPATAKFLAQAALKLATDEEARKRLLMIILTPLLCVVLILTAFVYILTHPLEFLGEFFDSRAITEVERLQNDYGMYQYLATTDYESGVISYKGVVFTNGVTPVVYYNQRDERFRDKPYGTDNIGGYGCGPTAMAIVVSSLTGKTADPVEMAKWSYDNGYWAPGSGSYHSLIPGAAKAFGLQVEGCPAKEPQKIVDALSSGKLMVALMGKGHFTSSGHFIVLRGVTAEGKILVADPASKKRSEQEWDLSVILNEAGKNAGAGGPFWIVST is encoded by the coding sequence ATGGCAATTGATCCGGCAACGGCAAAATTTCTCGCACAGGCGGCCTTAAAGCTTGCAACTGATGAGGAAGCAAGAAAAAGGCTGCTGATGATTATTCTTACACCCTTGCTGTGTGTAGTTCTCATCCTGACGGCCTTCGTTTATATCCTTACCCACCCGCTGGAATTTTTGGGTGAGTTTTTCGATAGCCGGGCTATTACCGAGGTAGAGCGGCTGCAAAACGACTACGGGATGTACCAGTACCTTGCGACAACGGATTATGAAAGCGGCGTAATATCCTATAAGGGCGTGGTCTTTACCAATGGAGTCACGCCGGTGGTTTACTATAACCAGAGAGATGAGCGGTTCAGAGACAAGCCTTACGGGACGGACAACATCGGCGGGTACGGCTGCGGCCCGACCGCAATGGCTATAGTAGTATCCAGCCTGACGGGGAAAACAGCTGACCCTGTGGAAATGGCAAAGTGGTCTTATGATAACGGGTATTGGGCTCCCGGCAGCGGTTCCTATCATTCCCTCATTCCGGGCGCAGCCAAAGCCTTTGGTTTGCAGGTAGAAGGCTGCCCGGCAAAAGAACCGCAAAAAATCGTTGATGCGCTGTCCTCCGGTAAGCTGATGGTCGCACTGATGGGCAAAGGACATTTTACATCCAGCGGGCATTTCATCGTACTTAGGGGCGTGACTGCCGAGGGAAAAATCCTTGTGGCGGACCCGGCCAGCAAAAAGCGCAGCGAACAGGAGTGGGATTTGTCCGTCATACTGAATGAAGCAGGTAAAAATGCCGGGGCGGGCGGCCCGTTCTGGATTGTTTCGACATAA
- a CDS encoding DUF3846 domain-containing protein, whose product MENETDMRKLRVLVVKPEKPPYVVEIENNLPVLQELVGGDIQYVGLDRDAFFYCNEEGKLLGLPGNRKLDNGDIVAGTFIICREDGIGEEVSLTDEQIKKYMQRFKEPERYATREVEDAICVSVKSYNSRDDFFKALFNDEDEDEDEMEL is encoded by the coding sequence ATGGAAAACGAAACGGATATGAGAAAGCTGCGTGTTTTGGTTGTGAAGCCTGAAAAGCCGCCTTATGTCGTCGAAATTGAAAACAATCTTCCGGTCCTGCAGGAGCTGGTGGGCGGAGATATACAGTATGTCGGGCTCGATAGGGACGCTTTCTTCTACTGCAATGAGGAAGGCAAGCTGTTGGGGCTTCCAGGAAATCGCAAGCTGGATAACGGTGATATTGTGGCAGGGACTTTTATCATCTGCCGTGAAGATGGAATAGGTGAAGAAGTTTCACTCACGGATGAACAAATTAAAAAATATATGCAGCGGTTTAAGGAACCGGAAAGATATGCCACCCGGGAGGTTGAGGACGCGATCTGTGTCAGCGTTAAATCTTATAATAGCAGGGACGACTTTTTTAAAGCTCTTTTTAATGACGAAGATGAGGACGAAGACGAAATGGAGCTATAA